In Granulicella mallensis MP5ACTX8, the sequence GGCACCGCTCTACACCTACAGGGAAAATGCTCTAGCTGCGGGTTTCTTCGGTCGAGGGTACTGTCAACCAGAGCGATTCCAATCCTCTGAAAGACGGGGTTATCTTGCGTACAGGCTCTGCTCCGGGCTTCAGTGAGATGCTGGGAAAACGCTTTAGAAGAAGAGAAAATGCGATTTGTGCTTCGGCACGAGCGAGGGGAGCTCCCAGGCAGAAGTGCGCGCCGCCTCCGAACGAATAGTGGCGCTTGTTCTCGCGTTCTATATCGAACGCATGCGCATCAAGGTGCAAGGCCGGATCGTGATTCGCACCGTTCACTAAGGAATAAATTGTCTGACCAGCGTGGAATGGGCACCCGTCGATGCCTGGTGAATCTCTGGCGACTCGAGCCACGTGGGTTACCGGGGAGTCGTAGCGCAGCATCTCTTCGATTGCTCCGGGCAGCAGAGCTGGATTTACCCGAAGCTTTTCCATCTGCTCAGGATGCTGGAGCAGGGCGAACATTCCGTTCCCGATAAGATCCGTTGTGGTGACGTTGCCCGCGAAGAGCAGGAGTTCGCAGGTGCTGATGATCTCCCATTCCGTGAGTGTATTTTCTCCCTCGTGCGCGGTGATCAGGGAACTGATCAGATCGGCGCCACGATGCTCCCTGCGCTGGTCGACGATCTGTTTCAGGTAGGCGTGGAAGCTTGCCGATCCCCATTTGAGTGAGGCTAACTGCTCGGGGGTGGGCCTGGGGTTAAAGAGTTGATTCATTGCTTTGGACCATTGCAGGAAGTCTTCGCGTTTGTCCGTATCGACCTGAAGGAGCTCGGCAATGACCGCCATGGGAAAGGGTTCGGCGAAGGTTTCTATCAGGTCAAAAGAGGAACGGCCCTGAAGAGAGTCAAGCAGATCGGAGGCGATTTGCTCGACCTTTGGACGGAGGGCATCTACCGAGGCCTGATTGAAGGCTTTGGAGACGAGATCGCGGACGCGCTTGTGATCAGGATCGTCCATTCTAAGCAGTGACGGTCTGAAGTTCTCATCCACGCGGTGGACTTGCCGAAGTCGCGATCCGGGACTGGATTTGCGCGGGTCACAATCGATGTTTCGATCGTTGAGTACCTGTGCGACATCCTTTGCCCGAGTGAGGATAATGGCATCTACGGATTCATCGTGCAGGACCGGGTGTGCGGATCGAATTTGATCCAGGATTTGATCCGGATGATTTCTAAACTCTGGATTGAAAGCACTCACGGTGTCGATGGTTGGGGA encodes:
- a CDS encoding cytochrome P450, with protein sequence MNQQKPSPTIDTVSAFNPEFRNHPDQILDQIRSAHPVLHDESVDAIILTRAKDVAQVLNDRNIDCDPRKSSPGSRLRQVHRVDENFRPSLLRMDDPDHKRVRDLVSKAFNQASVDALRPKVEQIASDLLDSLQGRSSFDLIETFAEPFPMAVIAELLQVDTDKREDFLQWSKAMNQLFNPRPTPEQLASLKWGSASFHAYLKQIVDQRREHRGADLISSLITAHEGENTLTEWEIISTCELLLFAGNVTTTDLIGNGMFALLQHPEQMEKLRVNPALLPGAIEEMLRYDSPVTHVARVARDSPGIDGCPFHAGQTIYSLVNGANHDPALHLDAHAFDIERENKRHYSFGGGAHFCLGAPLARAEAQIAFSLLLKRFPSISLKPGAEPVRKITPSFRGLESLWLTVPSTEETRS